The segment TTTACTTGCGTGGCTAAAGAACTTCGAAACTGTTATGCAATGTCGATGGCCCACCATTCAGGATTTTCGACTCACAACATTTACACGAAAACTCCTTGCAACCTTAGCGGGGTGGAGATATCGATCGAGATATTATCATTTGCCCATTGAACTCAAAATTGCAAAACGTGCGATCTCGTTACGAAATCCTCGTGTAGAAAGTTCATGAATTTGTGGCAGCGTATTCGTCGCAAGCTTGAGTCTAATCCGGTCGAAACCGTTGACGCACATACAGGTTATGAACGTTGGGCGTCAAAATACAAAGATGAAGACAACCCACTGCTTAGCCTTGAGAAAAATGCGATCCAAACGCTGCTGCCAAATCTCAATCAACTAAATATACTCGATTTCGGTTGTGGAGTCGGTCGAGGAATAAAAATGATGGCGGATCATGGAGCTGCTTGTGTCGTCGGTATAGACTTTTCATTCAATATGCTTACCGAAGCTAAATCCCAATTGCATATTGAAAGCAATTCAAGATTATTACAAGCAAATGGACTGTTTTTGCCTTTTGTAAAGGACAGTTTTGAAGTAGTGCTTTCATCATTCGTTATGGGACATATTGAACAATTAGGTGAGGCGCTAAAGGAAATTGTACGCGTTACACGATCTGGCGGGACTATACTCATTTCTGACTTTCATCCATTCTGTACGATCATTGGATGGAATCGGTCATTTTTGGAGTGGCATGGCAATCGTTATAAAGAGTTTCGTATTCGCAACTATGTCCATTTGCATGAAGATTACTTTCGAATTTTTAAGGAAGCTAATTTAAAATTAGAAGAGATCCGCGAACCCCGGATTGACGATTCCGTTAAACATTTTTTTGACCGAACTCCAAAAGGTCGCGAAACCTATAAACAATCCGTTGGATATCCAGCAGTTTTAATTTTCAAATTAAGCAAACCTTAATACCGC is part of the candidate division KSB1 bacterium genome and harbors:
- a CDS encoding methyltransferase domain-containing protein; translation: MNLWQRIRRKLESNPVETVDAHTGYERWASKYKDEDNPLLSLEKNAIQTLLPNLNQLNILDFGCGVGRGIKMMADHGAACVVGIDFSFNMLTEAKSQLHIESNSRLLQANGLFLPFVKDSFEVVLSSFVMGHIEQLGEALKEIVRVTRSGGTILISDFHPFCTIIGWNRSFLEWHGNRYKEFRIRNYVHLHEDYFRIFKEANLKLEEIREPRIDDSVKHFFDRTPKGRETYKQSVGYPAVLIFKLSKP